The DNA segment CGCAATAAATCCACCAGCAAATACTAAAGTTACGATAAATGAATCCCATTGACCATTAGGTGTAATAATTTTGAATCCATCGATAACTATTGGTTTTATATTTAATGAAGTTTCTATTTTTCCTATAAATCTCAACATTAAACCTGGATATACCCCATATAATAATGACAATAATGATAAAACTATTAATGGTATTTGCATTAATACAGGAACTTCTTTTACATCCTTATATTTTGGTGATAATTGTCCTAATAATGCACCTGCTAATGGTCTAAATACATATAAGAAAGATCCTACACTTCCAAAGAATGCAGCAAATGCTATGAATACATTTCCACCTCTAACTAAAGTTTGGAAAATTATCCATTTTGATGCAAAACCACTTAGAGGAGGAATACCAGCAACTGAAATGATAGCTAATAAATAAGCTGCATAAGTTAATGGCATTTTAAATATTAATCCGCCTAATTCTGATATCTTAGTTGTACCAGTTCTATATGCTATACCAGCAAAAGCTAAGAACATTGCTGCTGAAGCTATTGCGTGGTTGAATATATGCATCATACCGCCAGCAAAACCATATTGATTCATTGTAGCTAAACCAACTAAAATATATCCAGCATTACTTACTGATGAGTATGCAATTAATCTCTTTACATCATCTTGTTTAATTGCCATTAATGTACCAACTATTATACTTATAGCACCTAATATCATTAATACATAATTTTCAAATGGATAACCCATAATTTTTAAATCTGTAGAAAATACCTTTAAAGATGGTAATAATACAGTTACTATAAATGCTACGAATGCACCCATTTTTTCAACTGCACCTGCTAATACAGCAGAGAAAATATCTGGAGCATTACCTTGTGAAATTGGAGCTAATACGTGGAATGGAAAAATACCAAATTCCGCTAATCCAGCTACAACAAATAAAAAGAAGAATAAAATTGCAAATTTAGGATCATTACTCAAACCATTTATAACTCCATTTATTTCAAAAGTATTATATTTTGCATATGCTAAGAAAATTGCATATAACATCATAAATGAACCTAATGTACTAACACCATAATAAATTGATGGTGCTTTTAATGATTTACCAAATCCGATTACAAATACTGATGCCCAAACTGCAATTTCCCAGAAAATAAATAAAGTTAAAAAATCTTTTGAGAAAAATACTCCTAATGTTCCAGCCATAGAAAGTAAGAATAACATATTAAATGCAGCTGGATGAACTAATTTTTCTAACCAATATGGAATGAAAAATGAAACTGATGCAAATACAGTTAATACTGTAATTGCAAAGAACCATGCATAATTTGATGTTATTAATTCTAAATTTATATTTCCAATTTTAGCAATTTCATATAAACTAGTAGAAGAATCCTTTAATACATAAACTGAAAATACTGAAATTAAGGATACTAAAATTACATAAAATGCCCCTACTTTTTTATTTACTTTTGTTAATATATAAGAAGCAATTGAACTAAGTAATATAAATAATATTAATACGTTTAATTCCATGTTCACATCCCTCCCGCTACATTGGAAAGGTAATTGCTTATACCTTGTGTTATAAATTCTGGATTATAACTAATATAAATTATAAATAATCCTACTAATACTGCTAAAACAGCATAAGCAAATGTGTTTTCCAAGGATAATTTTGTTTTTATTTCTTCTTTACCTTCAAAATTCCATAATTTAGCTAACATTCTAATGAAATATACACCTTCAATTAAACTTGAGAACAATAATAATGCAGGCAATAATAAATTGTTTGATTTAAATAAATCTGTTAATATAAACACTTTTACATAGAATCCATAGAATATTGGTAATCCAATTAAAGACATAGCTGCTACAGTAAAACCAAAACCTATTAATTTATGTTTTGAAAAAATTCCTTTTAATTTATCAATATTATCTGTACCTGCTTGTGAAAATATTGCACCAGCAATTGTAAACATAACTAATTTTGCTAAAGCATTATTAGCAACTAACATTAAAGCTCCACCTGTTGCACCTATTAAAAACATAGTAGCTGTTAAACCTGCTTGAGCAACACTTGAAAAAGCTAAAACTTTTCTCATATTTTTTTGTGCGAACGCTGCTGCTTCACCTAAAATGAATGTTAATATTGCAACAGATAAAAATACAACATTTAATGTTCCTTCTAAGTTAAATATTGATGTAAATAATCTTCCAAAAACCATAATTACTGCTGTTGCATAAGCTGAAGCAAAAATTGGACCACTTAATTCATTTGCATTTCCATATACATTTTTTACCCATCCATTGAAAGGTAATATTTTTGCTTCAACTGCGAAACCAGCAAAAATAAATGTAAGTGCTAATAATAATACATTGTTATTTACTAATCCTACTTTTAATGCCATATCTGCCATATTTAGTGTTCCAACAGTTGAATAAAGTATAATTATTCCTAATAAGTATAAGTTAGAACCTAATGCACCTAAAATAATATAGTTAAATGTTCCTCTGTATTCTTTTGTAAATGTTGAAATTATATATGCTGAAATAGATGCAATTTCTAAAAATACAAATAAGTTAAATAAATCCCCTGTTAATAACATTCCATTTAATGAAGCTAATGAAACCAATAATACTGTTGCATATTTCTTTATTGATCCAAATGAAAATACAACTGATGCTGCAAAAACAACATTCAATATTATTAAACCAAAAATTGAATATTGATCTGCAACTAAATTAATACCAAATGGAGGTTTCCATCCACCAATAATAACTTCAGTTTCTTTTAATAAAAATGCACCTAAAACATTAAATAACACTGCTACAATTAAAAAAGTTTTATCTAACTTTTTAAACATTACAGATAAAAACGCAAATAATAATGGTATTGCTATCATTAAGACAGGATTAATCATTGCTTTCACTCCCCATCTCGTCCATTTCCAAAGTTCCGTATTTTTCATATATTTTTCTCACAACAGTTAAAGAAAGTGCTGTAACTCCAACACCTATAACAATTGCTGTAAGAACTAATGCTTGTGGTAATGGATCTACAAAATTGTTGTTTGTTGATATTGCACCTTTAAATAGAATAGGAGCAATTCCGTCTTTTACGTAACCTGTTGAAATAATAAATAAATTAACTCCTACTTCTAAAACATTTAAAGCTACAACTAATTTAATCAAATTCTTTTGAGTTAATAATCCATATATTCCTATTAATATTAATCCTATAAATAAATATTGTATCATCTATTTCCCCTCCTCTGAGAGAAAATCTGAGATTAAATTTGAAAGCTCAGATCCTACTTTTAATCCAACAAAAATGTATACTATTGGAACAATTCCAGCACTAAATAAGTTACCTACAATTCCTGTTGGTAAGAAATTGTATAAGAAATAACCACCCATTGTTAATCCTAATAATCCGAATATTAAATATAAACTTCCTGCAGTTCCTTCTAAAAATTTAAATGCCTTAACTTTTGTTTTAAATTCATCATCAGAAATATAGAATAATAACACTGCAGAAGCAATCATAGAACCTCCAGGAAATCCTCCTCCAGGTGTTAAATGCCCGTGAATGAAAATATATATACCTGTAATTAAAATTATTCCAGCTATTATTCTAACTCCTGCTCTTAAAATGAAATTTGGTTTTGTTTTAAATTTCATTCTTGAGTTTCCACGTAACAACAATCCAACACCTAAAGCTGAAACAAATAAAACTGTAACTTCTCCTAAAGTATCAAATGATCTGTAATTAACAACTATTGATGTAACCATGTTAGCAGAACCACTTTCTGCGTTATTTGTTTCATTAAAAACTACTTCAGATTCATTTCCGTTTACACTCTTTTTAACATATTTTTCTGAAACTCTTTCTGATAAATTTACTTCCCCAAATTTAGGAAATAATTTTCCATTTCCTTCAGTGTATAAATTTGAATATATAAATAATCCTAAAACAGCAACTAATAATATAGCTATTAATCTTTTCATCATTCTTTATCACCAGCCTTTTTTATTGAAAAAAGGGTAAAAATAAATACTGCAGTAACTAATCCAGAACCTATTACAGCCTCAGTTATCGCAACATCTGGTGCTTTCATAAATACAAACGAAACTACTGATAACATACTTAAAATAGATAAATAAATTATTGAATTTATAATTTTTTTAGATTCAATTGCTAAAAAAGCAAAAACTAAAAGAGTTATACCTACTATAATTTCAATTGTTTGCATTTTCATCACCTCTACTTTGGTAGAGTTCCTCAATATCATTCTTAACCAATTTAAATGGTTTTACTCCATATATATATGAAGCTTTACCTAAAACAGAACTTCCTACTGGGTTTGTAATAGTTAAAAATAATATTATCAATAACGCTTTTACAAACCATTCTGGTTGAGCTATTCCTACACCTAAAACTAATGAAAATGTTCCTAAGGTTGTAGCTTTTGTTGCAGCTTGAAGTCTATTGTATACATCTGGCATTCTGTATAATCCTAAACCTCCAAGTAAATAAAAAAGAGCACCTATTATCATAAAAATATATCCTATAGCACTCATTTTTTCCCCTCCAAATAACGGGCAATAACTACTGTTTCTAAGAAGGATAACGCCCCATAAACTAATGCAATATCTAAATACAACTCACTTTTTAAAATAAATGCAATAAACACTATAGAACCTGTAATTATTACATTTAAAGTATCTACTGCAACTACTCTATCTGGTGTAGTAGGTCCAAAAATTAATCTTAAAACTGAAAATAATGCACCTATAGCTATTAAAGAACCTATAAACATAATCATTTATATATCCCTCCCAAAAGTTTCTCAAATTTTCCAGAAACATGTTTTTGATATTCTTCGGGAGTTTCGCCTTTAACGTCAATCCAATGAATATAAATATTTTCATCATCTGCTTCAAGAGATAATGTACCGGGAGTTAAAGTAATTGAATTTGCTAAAGTTAATTTTCCAACATTACTTTTTAAATTAGTTGGTACTTTTACAATACCTGGATTTAATGGTAATGATGGATTTAATACTCTTGCTGCAACATCTATATTTGCTTTTATCATTTCAGCAATAAAAACTGGAACGTAAGCAAATACAAAAATGAATAGTTTTGGAATAATATCTAACCCAAAAGAATAATCAACAACGCTTGATATTACTCCAGCTAAAATAAGAGAAACTAAAAACCCTGTGAGTAATTCTGCTGTATTAAAGCCCGTTAATGCAACCCAAATTACCCATAGGGTCAAAAAAGTTGAAATATACTTTTTCAAAATACTCCCTCCTTTTTAAATATTTTGTGAAAAAAATCTTTATTGAGTTTCGATTAAAACTACATATTACTAAAAATATCATTTGCTTCTTTTAATTCTTGTGAAATTATTCTTTTTCCATCAAATAAAAGTTCCAAAACTAATTCATGTTTTAATTTACAATAAACATTATTCCCTTTTTTTTCTTTTTCTATAATTCCATTTTCTTCTAAAATTTTTAAATGTTGAGATATACTTGATTGACTAGTCTTTAATTTTTCAGATAATTCTAATACAGATAACGATTCACTACTTAATAGTTTTACTATCCTTAGCCTTATTGGGTGAGCTAAAGATTTAAATACATTTGAAATTAAATTGCATTCATCCAAAATATCATCTCCCCATTAATTATTAACAAAAAAGAATATTAGAAAATTCTAATATTATTATAATACATAATTTTAAAAATAAAAAATATAGATTTTATTATACTATAAGCAATAATTAAAAATAATCATTTCTAATTACCCATAATACAAAAAAACAAACAAAGGGCACTAAAATGCCCTTTGTTTCTTTATTTACAAAGATTTAAATATAGATTTTTTTTATCGGAATTAAATATTTCTAATTATTAATGGCATAACTTGTTTCTTTCTTGATACTACTCGATCTAAATATGCGATTTGATTTTCAAATGTTTTTTTAAATATTTTTTCTGCTAATTTGTATTGGCCTGCAGCAAATACATATGATCCTTCTTTTAATACGTCTGTAAGTAAAAATAAAAATAATGTATAATTTCTTTCCTTTGCTATATTTTCCATAGTGTATATTATTTTTTCTTTTTTTTCTAAAATCATTTGTGGATCAATTACTTCAATTTGCGACACAGCAATAATACCTCTACTTAATCTTGATTCTTTTAGATCTATAGAGAGTATTTCTTTTTCAGAAAATCCCTCCAAATCTGTTTTTGCTTTATACATTTTTATTCCATATTCTATAGGATCAATGTTTAAAATTTGAGAAATTTCTTCTACTGCTTTTTTATCTTCTTCGGTGCATGTTGGTGATTTCAATATCATAGTATCAGACAATATTGCTGATAACATAAGTCCTGCTATTTCTTTTGGTGGATTTATACCATTTTTCTTATATAAATCCCAAATGATTGTATTAGTGCATCCAACTGGTCTTATATGTGCAGTAATTGGAAGTCCTGTCTCCAAACCTCCTAATCTATGATGATCAACTATTTCTAAAATTTCTGCTTCTTCTATACCTTCAACAGTTTGAGAGCGTTCTGAATGATCTACTAAAATTACTTTTTTATTTTTCGGTCTGATTAAATCATGTCTTGTAATTATACCTTTTACTTTACCCCCTTGATCTATTACAACAGCTACACCTTTTTTATCTTGCATTAATTCTTCTTCAAAATCTTTTAATATTTCATCTGGATGTGTAGTTAAAGGATTTTTTTCCATGATCCTTTCAGCATGAGTACTTAATCTTAATAATCTTCCAGTAACATAAGTTGGATGAGGAGATACCACTATTGGAATATTATTCTTATTCGCTAAATGAATTATTTCATTATCCGGATAAAAATTTCCAGTTATTATTAAACAACTTACCTCTTTTTCTATTGCTATTTTTTGAACATCTTGTCTATTACCAGTTATTAACACATCATCTTTTTTTACATATGTTTTAACTTCTTCAGCTGTCATTGCTCCAATAATTGGACATCCTTTAAGTTTTTTATTTTCATCTCCAACTAATAACTTTCCATTCATTGTCTTTATTACATCTTTTACTTTAGGTGGATTTTCTTCTAAAGAAAAATTCTGTATTTCTTTTAAAAAATAATTTGCAATTTCTCTTTCAGTTACTAAACCTTTTAAATTATTATTATCATCTACAACTGGAATACTTTTTATTTGTTTTTCTAACATAGTATTTCCGATTTCATATATAGTCGAATTAATATTTGTAGATATCACATTTTTCATCATTGCATCTTTAACTTGAATATATACATTTTCCAAATATTCTGGTGTATTGACTTTAAAATATTCTAAAACAAACTTACTTTCAGGATTTAAATCTCCTAATCTAAATGGAATATATTCATTATTATCCATTTGATTTTTCAAAAAAGAATATGTAATTGCAGCAGTTATGCTATCAGTATCTGGTCTTTGATGACCAAAAACATATATTTTTTCTTTCATTATATCCCCTCCATAATAATCTAAGGGATATTATAACATAAAAAAATGCCGATATCAAAAGATATCGGCTCAATGATCTTTTTTTGGTATAAATTTAAATATTATTGTATAAACAAATAATAACAATAATACTCCTCCATATAATGCTACTGGAATAAATGTTAGTTCATATAATTTATTAAATCCTCTGAAATAATATAATATTATAACTAGAGTTATATAGAGTATCCAATTAATTAAATACATTATTTTCTTCATTTTTAATCCATACTGATAAGTCATAACAAACATAAACAAAAAGCCTATTAAGAACATCGGCCATACTTCTTGACCTTTTTGCAAAGCAATTGACAAAGCATGTAATGCAACAAAAGTTTCTAATATTGCAATCCATTTTAAATTGTAATGTATTGGTGTATAAATCATAGATGCTTGAATAAATAATAAAAACATATATATAAATCCTATTAATAATCCAATTTCTCCTTCCATTGGATGAAACCAAAAAGTATATATTAAAGCCCAACTAATATATATTCCATGCCATTTTTTTACATTTTCTATATATTCTTTTTTTATTCCAATAGATTTTCCAAAAAACATTCCTCTTTTATTATCTAACATAAATAAAATTAGTACTAACATAACAATAACAGAATATTGACTTGACCATATAGGAACATCTTGAGCAATTCCGTCATAAAATAAATGGGTTTGGATTAAATGCAAAACAACAAAAATTATATTAGAATAAAATAACAATCGAAGATATTTATCTCTTTTTTCTTTCTTATTGATTGCTAGAAAAGCTAAAGTCCAAACTGTAATCTGATGAATAATATATCCACCCCAAGAAGTAATTCTACCCCAAAAGGTTGGTTCAGGTAATTTCCAATAATACCATGATGCACCTTTATCCTCTAAATGAGGAAATTTTGATAAATTAGGTCCTAATAACCAAATCAAAGCTGCTATTATTACATATATAATTAATCCACTGTAAAAAATCTTCTTATAATCTTTTTTCATAAATACCTCCTAATAAATATTTTATATGTTTTTCTAAATATAAATAAATGCTTTTATTTATAATATTACATCAACAAAAATATAAATTTTTTTTATAAATTACGAAAGATAAATTTGAATGATGAAAAATAAATTTTTAAAGACTATTAAATAAAAAATATAAATATAAGATTTACAAAAAACTATTACTTAATTTGATAATAATGAAAAAATTAATAAAGGTTATAGAATATAGAAAAGTAAGAAATTATTCCTATTTTTTATATTAAATACCATCCCGATTAATCGAATGGTATTTAATATAATATGAAGAAAATCATCTCTATTTATACCTTTTTTTTATTTAGTCTTTCTATTTCTTCTTCCACCTCTTTTGCACCTTCTTCATAAAATTTTTCTTCTTCTGGGTCCAATTCTTTTAATAATCTTAAAAATTCACCAGCATGAACTCTTTCTTCATTAGCAATATCTATTAATACCTCTTTAGCTAATTCATTATCAATTGATTCTGCTAATTGCATATACAATTGAACTGCTTCATATTCAGCCGAAATAAAAAATCAAATAGCTCTAATTAATTCTTCCTTAGTTAATTTCTCTTTACTTTTCAATACTGAAAATGGATTTGAAAATTCTGGCATTATTATCCCCCCTATATAATCTTGAATCATTACATTATCGTAAAAGTTTTATCAAAAAGGTATTTACCAGTAGCAAAATAATGGATTTGTTTTTAATCATTAAACATAATTAGTCATATTAATATTATATCACAAAAAAAATGATGGCAATGCCATCATTTTAAGGAATATCTATTATTAATAAATAAATATTATCTGGATTATTATTATTTTTTATTTCTTCAAAATATTTATAATCATCAATATGCTCAAACTCATTACCATCATGATAAACCAATTTCCATTCTTCAGGATAAGCATACTTCCCATTTTCATATCTTTTTAAATTATCTTTTAATTGATTAAAAATATAATCATCTTCAGGTACTTTTCCTTCAAATTTTTTTATTAAATTTTCTGAAGCTTCATATAATCCCTTATACATTGAAACTAATTCACTAACTGTATCTTCGAATAACTTTGATTCAGATGAATAATTTATACATGATGAGACATTAAATTCTCCATATCTTGCAGCATATTTTGAAGCCAATGACTTTGCATTATATTCATCATCTGCAATTAGTATTAAACCATATGTATACATAAAATACCTCCTTCTATAAATATAGGCGGGAATTTACCCCGCCTATATATTATATCATTATAACCATTCTCTTTCAAAGTATTCAGTATGTAATAAGTGATGTGATTTTTCGCTTAATGGCTTTCCTAAGAATTCATCATATATCTTCTTAATTGATGGGTTTTCATGTGATTTTCTAATTGGTTTATCTTTATCAATCTTATTAATTGCTTCAGTTCTCTTTTTAATTACATTAAAGTCTCCATGGTGATATGGTTGTCCTCCACCACCAACACATCCACCAGGACATGCCATAACTTCAATCATATGAACTTCTGTTTTACCAGCTTGTATATCTTCTAATAATTTCCTTACATTACCTAATCCATGAGCTATACCAACTTTAACTTTTGTTCCTTTTACATCAACTTCTGCAATTCTAACTCCTTCATAACCTCTTACTGCCTCAAAATCTACATTTCCTAATTCTTCACCAGTAATCCATTCATATGCAGTTCTTAATGCAGCTTCTGCTACACCACCAGTTCTACCAAAAATATCGGCAGCACCTGTTGATTCACCTAATGGACTATCATATTCTTCTTCTGGTAAATTTTGGAAATTAATACCAGACTCTCTTATCATATCTGCTAATTCTCTTGTAGTTATTACATAGTCAACATCTTGATATCCTGAATCTCTTAATTCTTCTCTATTAGCTTCGTATTTTTTAGCTAAACATGGCATTATTGATACAACTACTATATCTTTAGGATCAATTCCTGCTTTTTGGGCATAATATGTTTTTGCAACTGCACCAAACATTTGTTGTGGAGATTTTGCAGATGATGGCATTTCCAATAATGTTGGGAATTGATGTTCTAAGAACTTCACCCAACCTGGACAACAACTTGTTAACATTGGTAAATAACCACCATTTTCCAATCTTTCCTTAAATTCTGATGCTTCTTCCATAATTGTCAAGTCAGCACCAAAGTTTGTATCAAATACTTTATCAAAACCTAATACTCTTAAAGCAGCTACTAACTTACCTGTAGAAATTGTTCCCGGTTCATATCCGAATTCTTCTCCAATTGCAACTCTAACTGCA comes from the Marinitoga litoralis genome and includes:
- a CDS encoding proton-conducting transporter membrane subunit, translated to MELNVLILFILLSSIASYILTKVNKKVGAFYVILVSLISVFSVYVLKDSSTSLYEIAKIGNINLELITSNYAWFFAITVLTVFASVSFFIPYWLEKLVHPAAFNMLFLLSMAGTLGVFFSKDFLTLFIFWEIAVWASVFVIGFGKSLKAPSIYYGVSTLGSFMMLYAIFLAYAKYNTFEINGVINGLSNDPKFAILFFFLFVVAGLAEFGIFPFHVLAPISQGNAPDIFSAVLAGAVEKMGAFVAFIVTVLLPSLKVFSTDLKIMGYPFENYVLMILGAISIIVGTLMAIKQDDVKRLIAYSSVSNAGYILVGLATMNQYGFAGGMMHIFNHAIASAAMFLAFAGIAYRTGTTKISELGGLIFKMPLTYAAYLLAIISVAGIPPLSGFASKWIIFQTLVRGGNVFIAFAAFFGSVGSFLYVFRPLAGALLGQLSPKYKDVKEVPVLMQIPLIVLSLLSLLYGVYPGLMLRFIGKIETSLNIKPIVIDGFKIITPNGQWDSFIVTLVFAGGFIAALILFALLPKSKKVGLMDTYTSSEFIYDPDKYHYSQNFYAPFERMYKNHPSFERLYDAIAMRVEELGMLVKTWFFNDNPAYTVFWISVVITVIFMWGDKI
- a CDS encoding complex I subunit 5 family protein; this translates as MINPVLMIAIPLLFAFLSVMFKKLDKTFLIVAVLFNVLGAFLLKETEVIIGGWKPPFGINLVADQYSIFGLIILNVVFAASVVFSFGSIKKYATVLLVSLASLNGMLLTGDLFNLFVFLEIASISAYIISTFTKEYRGTFNYIILGALGSNLYLLGIIILYSTVGTLNMADMALKVGLVNNNVLLLALTFIFAGFAVEAKILPFNGWVKNVYGNANELSGPIFASAYATAVIMVFGRLFTSIFNLEGTLNVVFLSVAILTFILGEAAAFAQKNMRKVLAFSSVAQAGLTATMFLIGATGGALMLVANNALAKLVMFTIAGAIFSQAGTDNIDKLKGIFSKHKLIGFGFTVAAMSLIGLPIFYGFYVKVFILTDLFKSNNLLLPALLLFSSLIEGVYFIRMLAKLWNFEGKEEIKTKLSLENTFAYAVLAVLVGLFIIYISYNPEFITQGISNYLSNVAGGM
- a CDS encoding sodium:proton antiporter is translated as MIQYLFIGLILIGIYGLLTQKNLIKLVVALNVLEVGVNLFIISTGYVKDGIAPILFKGAISTNNNFVDPLPQALVLTAIVIGVGVTALSLTVVRKIYEKYGTLEMDEMGSESND
- a CDS encoding Na(+)/H(+) antiporter subunit B gives rise to the protein MKRLIAILLVAVLGLFIYSNLYTEGNGKLFPKFGEVNLSERVSEKYVKKSVNGNESEVVFNETNNAESGSANMVTSIVVNYRSFDTLGEVTVLFVSALGVGLLLRGNSRMKFKTKPNFILRAGVRIIAGIILITGIYIFIHGHLTPGGGFPGGSMIASAVLLFYISDDEFKTKVKAFKFLEGTAGSLYLIFGLLGLTMGGYFLYNFLPTGIVGNLFSAGIVPIVYIFVGLKVGSELSNLISDFLSEEGK
- a CDS encoding Na(+)/H(+) antiporter subunit B gives rise to the protein MQTIEIIVGITLLVFAFLAIESKKIINSIIYLSILSMLSVVSFVFMKAPDVAITEAVIGSGLVTAVFIFTLFSIKKAGDKE
- the mnhG gene encoding monovalent cation/H(+) antiporter subunit G, whose translation is MSAIGYIFMIIGALFYLLGGLGLYRMPDVYNRLQAATKATTLGTFSLVLGVGIAQPEWFVKALLIILFLTITNPVGSSVLGKASYIYGVKPFKLVKNDIEELYQSRGDENANN
- a CDS encoding cation:proton antiporter; this encodes MIMFIGSLIAIGALFSVLRLIFGPTTPDRVVAVDTLNVIITGSIVFIAFILKSELYLDIALVYGALSFLETVVIARYLEGKK
- a CDS encoding Na+/H+ antiporter subunit E, which gives rise to MKKYISTFLTLWVIWVALTGFNTAELLTGFLVSLILAGVISSVVDYSFGLDIIPKLFIFVFAYVPVFIAEMIKANIDVAARVLNPSLPLNPGIVKVPTNLKSNVGKLTLANSITLTPGTLSLEADDENIYIHWIDVKGETPEEYQKHVSGKFEKLLGGIYK
- a CDS encoding ArsR/SmtB family transcription factor is translated as MDECNLISNVFKSLAHPIRLRIVKLLSSESLSVLELSEKLKTSQSSISQHLKILEENGIIEKEKKGNNVYCKLKHELVLELLFDGKRIISQELKEANDIFSNM
- a CDS encoding putative manganese-dependent inorganic diphosphatase; this encodes MKEKIYVFGHQRPDTDSITAAITYSFLKNQMDNNEYIPFRLGDLNPESKFVLEYFKVNTPEYLENVYIQVKDAMMKNVISTNINSTIYEIGNTMLEKQIKSIPVVDDNNNLKGLVTEREIANYFLKEIQNFSLEENPPKVKDVIKTMNGKLLVGDENKKLKGCPIIGAMTAEEVKTYVKKDDVLITGNRQDVQKIAIEKEVSCLIITGNFYPDNEIIHLANKNNIPIVVSPHPTYVTGRLLRLSTHAERIMEKNPLTTHPDEILKDFEEELMQDKKGVAVVIDQGGKVKGIITRHDLIRPKNKKVILVDHSERSQTVEGIEEAEILEIVDHHRLGGLETGLPITAHIRPVGCTNTIIWDLYKKNGINPPKEIAGLMLSAILSDTMILKSPTCTEEDKKAVEEISQILNIDPIEYGIKMYKAKTDLEGFSEKEILSIDLKESRLSRGIIAVSQIEVIDPQMILEKKEKIIYTMENIAKERNYTLFLFLLTDVLKEGSYVFAAGQYKLAEKIFKKTFENQIAYLDRVVSRKKQVMPLIIRNI
- a CDS encoding NADH-dependent [FeFe] hydrogenase, group A6, which produces MPKITINCKEVEVPENYTVLDAVKSIGGYVPTLCYMKLEDIGVENKPASCRVCMVEIEGRRNLAPACATPVAEGLVVKTHSRRAIQARRTAVQLLLSDHPQDCLKCPKNGECELQDLSSELNIHNNPYFGKMSLHKKDISAAIIRDPNKCVMCRRCETMCNEFQTVGVLSAVERGFNAVVKPTFDWSLESTACTFCGQCVAVCPTGALVERSYIDQVWDAIEDPKKHVIVQTAPAVRVAIGEEFGYEPGTISTGKLVAALRVLGFDKVFDTNFGADLTIMEEASEFKERLENGGYLPMLTSCCPGWVKFLEHQFPTLLEMPSSAKSPQQMFGAVAKTYYAQKAGIDPKDIVVVSIMPCLAKKYEANREELRDSGYQDVDYVITTRELADMIRESGINFQNLPEEEYDSPLGESTGAADIFGRTGGVAEAALRTAYEWITGEELGNVDFEAVRGYEGVRIAEVDVKGTKVKVGIAHGLGNVRKLLEDIQAGKTEVHMIEVMACPGGCVGGGGQPYHHGDFNVIKKRTEAINKIDKDKPIRKSHENPSIKKIYDEFLGKPLSEKSHHLLHTEYFEREWL